TGGACGCAGCTGACGACGCTGAGGTGATGCAGACTCGCGTGGTTGACACCGAGTACGGTGTCGCGTTCATCGTCGAAGACGAGTGACAGCGGTCAATCGTTGGACTCAACCAACCCTTGTGCCTCTTCGGTTGAGACGGGGATGTTCTCTACGCGGCCGATCACGCGCCACGGTTCGTTGACGTCGGATTCGGCGAGGGTGCGAGCCAGTTCGTCCTCATCGTCGGCGTCGTAGGCGCTGGTGGCGACGTCCTCGTAGCGCCCCATCACGTCTTGTGCGGCTTCGCGTTCGTCGGGAGAGAAGTGCCAATCTTCTCCGGTAGGGGTCTTCACCGACAGTTTCGTTCCGAGCGGGGTTTCGTACACCTTGAGTTCGCCGCCTTCGAGGATGTCGAGGGCTTCGTCGAGGTTCATACTCGGGTGGGCTGTAGGCAATCCAGTTGAGGTTTTAGAAATAGGCTCAATCTTCTACTAGATCCGCGGTTCGTGAACCGGATAGCCCCGGCAACAACGTAACTTCCCGACAGGCCGCGCGGCCTGCCCGAGTGTGGGTTAATCCGTGGACTCGTCCAACCACTTCCAGACTTCTTCGCGCGCGCGGCTCGGGTACGCCCACGTGTCGTCGTAGTCCGGGCGCTCGGGATCGCGGCAGCTGAAGGCCCACGTCTGCGTCCAGTCCTCCACGTGGATGATGGTCTCTCCACGCTCGGCGGTGAAGCCGGGGCCGCCGCCCTCGCCCTCAACCTCGCCGTAGGTGATGCTGAATCCTTCTTCGCCGAGATCGTCGATGAGGTGCTGGAGGTGATCCGGGAAGTCGCCGTAGCGAGTCACGCGTCACCACCGGCCTCGACAGCCTCGAGGTAACCGACCGCCATTTGCGCGGCGTCGCGTGGCGAGTCGAACCGAGGGTCACGGTCACCGTCGTCACTCGCGACGTACTTCCCGGCGTGTTCGTAGACGGAGACGCCAGTCTCGATGTCGAACACGTAGTCACCGGTAAGCTGGTTCCCGGCCTCGATACGACGGCCGGCGCGACGCCACCTCCGCGCGACTTCGCGGATGGCGTCGGACTCGATGGCGTCGATGTCACACGTCTCGACGCGTCGCGGCTGGTTGGAATTCCTGTCGTCGCTATCGTGCAGGTTCTCGCGTACCACTGCACTTTACCGGGACTGTGCTCCCCGCGGATAAATGTAGCAACGGGCGGGGGTTCGACAGAATGAGGTGAAGGGGATCAGCCCGCCAACGCGAGGGTGAACCCCGCCCCAACCCCGCCGTCAGAAGGGCGGTCATCGGTGAAGTCGTCGAGCGCGGTCTGGCTTGAATGCATTCGCTTGCGGACAAGCGGTGCATCCAGTTCCATCGCCGCGTACTGGAGTGCGTGCTCCGTGTACCAGTCACGCTCCCGGTCAAGCATCCACGCGTCGCCGACGCAAACGAACGGATACCTGTACGTCCGCGCCTGCTTCTTCGGGGATGTAACCACTTCTGCGCTCTCGCCGTCCTTCTTCAGCCACGTTCCGTATTTCACGCCTCTTCACCCGCCTCTTCGGCGGCCAGCGCGTGATTGTACCAGTCGTCCACCACCCCGACGTAGACCTCGTGAAAGGCTTGTGTCGCATCACGGGTGTTGGTCGGCGCAGCAGCTGTCCAGTCGACTTCAAACTCGTCGACGAGGTCTCCAGCCGGGCGGCGGATCTCCACCCGATGGCGCTCGTCCTCCCCGTCGATGAACGTCGCTTCGGCGCGGAGTGTAAATCGACCGTGAGGCCCGCCAATCCGCATCAGCAGCGACACTGCCAGTTGGTCGCCTCTAACCTCTTGTGGGCGAATTCGGTAGTCCTCGACGTAGGCGTCGCCCTCGAAGCCGTCGAATGTTCGAAGCCTGTTCGTGTTGATCGGATGGTTCTCGTTCATAGTCTCGAGCCGTGTTGTAGCTGTCTCGCGTGCGTGTCGCGTCTAAATCACCTCTGTAGCGTCGTTCTCGTCTGAAGCTCGCCGGGGGAGTCGAACCCCCGAGATGGCCGCCGGGTCGGCCGCGAGTGAGATCAGATCGTGTAGACGGAGTATTTCTGTATCTCGTCGTTACTCATCGTCCAGCCCGAATCGCCGTCGCCCATTCGCCAGCCGATGTGCGGCTTCAGTTGGATGATGATCTCGCCATCGCACGCGTGATGGTGGGCCTCAACACAGTTGTTCGACATTCCGATTACCTCGTCAGCATCCGAGACGATGTTCCGATTTCCCTCGTCACCGTGACGGAGTTGCTTCGCGATCTCCTCCATCGGTGGGGCATCCGGGTTCGTGTCGTAGTCAGTCATCGCTACTACTGCTCTCGCGAGCGAGTTCTTCCCGCATCAGCTCGGTGGCTTCAGCATCCCGCTCCACCTTGATATACGACTTCTCAAGCACCGGCGCGAAGCTCGTGAGGACGTCGCGCACGTCGCCGACGTATGTCGCGTTTTCGTCCATCGGGCCGACCGTACGCTGCTGGATTACCGCACTCTCTCGCAGCAGGTGAATACCGAGGGTGAGATAGGGCTCGTCGCTCCCCGTCGCTGGGATGGATGCTTCCAGACGCGACCCCCACTTGTTCTCGAGGAGTTCGTCGAACGCGTCGTACTCTGGGTCGCCCCACTCGTACTCGTTCGCAGGCTCGAGGCGGAATCGGATTTCGTCGTGGATTTGCTGGGCTGCCTCTACAGCGTCGAGACCAGCCAGTTCGTTCTCGTTCTGTGCTTCCGGATTGTCGTCGTTGTCGCTCATAGCAGATCACTTGATTTGGCAGCGTCACCTCCATCGCGGCGTCTTTCTCCTCTCAAGAATGGATTGGGCCGAAGGAGTAGATAAACGGATTGTTGAGGAGGGTGTTTACCGGAAGGTACAGGCGTTATCGAAGCCGATTAAAGGTTTTTACTGCAGAGAATGGACGCTTCAGAACCCCTTGGGCTGGCTCCAATTCGACTGTCGGCCCCTACTCGACGTTTGCTCTCTCCGAAAGGGGCTCCGCTACCTCTGGAGTGGCTTCAATTCGTCTTTCCGCCTGATCAAAATCGTCCCGGCAAGAGTACACGAAACGGTTTGACCGCTGAACTTGCAGATCACGCTGGAAAACCACATTTTCTCGGTCAGTGGTGTTCGACACTTCCGGCAGGTCAGGGTACACACTAGGCTCTACGATCAACAGAAGCATCCACGGAGTCAAGGGGAAGTAGATTTGTACACCTCGATTCCGCAACCCAAGATTTCCGTAGGGCCCGAAGTCCAGTTCATTATGCCTGACTGCGGGGAAATCGGAGGTGTAGTATGGTAGATCGGTTTCGTTCAGGAAGAGGTGCCAATCTAATGCCGCGATTATATTCGCGAAGTCGCTACTGGCGTCCTTGATCAGGTTGTTCTGCAACTCTCTCAACGATTCCTCGTCCTTCATCTCATCGAGTTCCGTCTTGAACTCTTCCGGCATGTTCTCTCGTCCGATACTCTCCTCGATACCTTCAACCATACCTCGCATCGACGACCTCGACCCTCGTGTTCTGACCATCTGCACTCCAAGAAAAAGGGCGATGGTTACTTTCTCTGCCTCGGTAAGACAAGAGATCGATTGGTTGTCGACTATCTTCTCGTACGGAGTGCCGACGCGTCCTTCCAAATTCTCCAAGAAGTTCTCCATCTCTGGAACCAGCTCGGTCTTTCCGTCGTAGAAGAAGTCCTCGGCTGCGGTACTGTCGACACCGGTTGGGAAACTCCGCTTATTCTGCTTGTCGTAGCAGTAGACAGAGTTCTCGTCGGGATCGGTCGAGAATCTCCGAAGGTGAAGGCGGGGTACGTAGTGCTGGGAGACCTTCTCGTCCCTCATATTGTGAAGTACTCTACGCTATTATGATAAATCCATTATGACTATCCCACCGCCTCTTCGCGGTGACTCTTTGACCGCCTCAATTGGTGAGCTCAGGCTTCCGGGGACTCGACCAACACG
The DNA window shown above is from Halopiger xanaduensis SH-6 and carries:
- a CDS encoding DUF4238 domain-containing protein → MRDEKVSQHYVPRLHLRRFSTDPDENSVYCYDKQNKRSFPTGVDSTAAEDFFYDGKTELVPEMENFLENLEGRVGTPYEKIVDNQSISCLTEAEKVTIALFLGVQMVRTRGSRSSMRGMVEGIEESIGRENMPEEFKTELDEMKDEESLRELQNNLIKDASSDFANIIAALDWHLFLNETDLPYYTSDFPAVRHNELDFGPYGNLGLRNRGVQIYFPLTPWMLLLIVEPSVYPDLPEVSNTTDRENVVFQRDLQVQRSNRFVYSCRDDFDQAERRIEATPEVAEPLSERANVE